Proteins from one Syngnathoides biaculeatus isolate LvHL_M chromosome 8, ASM1980259v1, whole genome shotgun sequence genomic window:
- the mfrp gene encoding membrane frizzled-related protein isoform X1 produces the protein MSHLSQVVIDADASDIYKNVFCNPAFELEGEREEHVDRFPMTSSTPEPIKPPTIGCGWGKLVVSAAAVLLVAALCLTLALILTQIKGQEVEEQLLSTSAEDLLSPGGGKFPTIPANRSQQDSTGVARPATTPATETRCGGVLTDSEGFFSSPNHPGSYPPNTLCVWVIRTSPPHLIQIHVSSLNVEGPSPCLFDWLEVQEHLEHSAMVTRFCGAVAPPTVNTNSSTVLVTFRSDGSIAGNGFTAQYRALAPQHKSCSREEFMCDSGRCLLPVSVCDGHPNCQDHKDEANCSHKHSECGGQKIGSFGFLASPNHPGPYPHQQFCVWHISVDEGHVIMLRFKNFSLESQDVCEFDYVEVHDSDNIGAGRVLGRFCGATRPPDLTSSGQHMTVLFAADEGVADSGFNATYQSMSLQDRTCAPRQFACSTGECLHSQWLCDGWNDCPDGADEQDCANSTYPPFSSPCESIEVEMCLGLSYNLTSFPNVWLSIIDQREAATLLRQYRVLMELACYEPLRRLVCGMFLPQCSPRGGVLQPCRSVCSSAEQQCSQALDLFSFSWPFNCHLLPNTLDPKECSLP, from the exons ATGTCTCATCTCAGCCAAGTAGTCATTGACGCTGATGCCTCAGATATTTACAAG AATGTGTTCTGCAATCCTGCCTTTGAGCTGGAGGGGGAGCGAGAGGAGCACGTGGATAGATTTCCAATGACCTCATCCACCCCTGAGCCAATCAAACCGCCAACGATTG GTTGTGGCTGGGGGAAGCTGGTGGTCTCTGCTGCTGCTGTGCTCCTGGTTGCAGCTCTCTGCCTGACGTTGGCCCTCATCCTCACAC AGATTAAAGGTCAAGAGGTTGAGGAGCAGTTGTTGTCTACCAGTGCTGAAGACCTTCTCAGCCCAGGTGGTGGAAAATTCCCTACAATTCCTGCAAACAGAAGCCAACAGGACAGTACGGGTGTAGCCCGCCCTGCGACCACCCCGGCGACTGAAACAC GCTGTGGCGGTGTTTTGACTGATTCCGAAGGTTTTTTCAGCTCACCAAACCACCCCGGCTCGTATCCCCCCAACaccttgtgtgtgtgggtgatCCGAACCAGCCCCCCTCACTTAATTCAGATCCACGTGTCTTCTTTGAATGTTGAGGGTCCGTCTCCATGTTTGTTTGACTGGCTGGAGGTGCAAGAGCATTTAGAGCACAGCGCCATGGTCACAAG GTTCTGCGGTGCTGTGGCTCCACCGACAGTCAACACAAACAGCAGCACCGTATTGGTGACCTTCCGCTCTGATGGCAGCATTGCAGGCAACGGCTTCACTGCTCAGTACAGGGCCTTGGCGCCTCAGCACA AAAGTTGCTCCAGGGAAGAGTTCATGTGCGATAGTGGTCGCTGTCTGCtgcccgtgtctgtgtgtgacgGTCATCCAAACTGCCAGGACCACAAAGATGAGGCCAACTGCAGCCATAAACACAGTG AATGCGGCGGGCAGAAAATCGGGTCATTCGGCTTCCTGGCAAGTCCAAACCACCCCGGGCCATACCCTCACCAGCAG TTTTGTGTATGGCACATATCTGTTGACGAGGGTCACGTCATTATGTTGCGCTTCAAAAACTTCAGCCTGGAGTCACAAGATGTGTGTGAGTTTGACTACGTGGAGGTACATGACAGCGACAATATTGGAGCTGGAAGAGTTCTGGGAAG GTTTTGTGGCGCCACCCGCCCACCAGACCTGACCTCGTCCGGCCAGCACATGACTGTGCTGTTTGCGGCTGACGAGGGAGTGGCTGACAGTGGCTTTAATGCGACATATCAGTCCATGTCCCTGCAGGATA GGACATGTGCACCAAGGCAGTTTGCCTGCAGCACCGGTGAGTGTCTTCATTCACAGTGGTTGTGTGACGGCTGGAACGACTGCCCCGACGGAGCAGATGAACAAGATTGTGCCAACTCCACTTACCCCCCCTTTA GTTCCCCGTGTGAGTCCATAGAGGTGGAGATGTGTCTGGGTCTCAGCTACAACCTCACCTCATTCCCCAATGTATGGCTCTCCATCATTGATCAGAGAGAAGCTGCCACACTTCTGCGTCAGTACAGG GTTCTGATGGAGCTGGCCTGCTACGAGCCCTTGCGGAGACTCGTTTGTGGAATGTTCTTGCCACAGTGCAGCCCTCGCGGGGGCGTTCTCCAACCATGCCGCTCTGTCTGCTCCTCGGCTGAGCAGCAATGCAGCCAAGCCTTGGACCTTTTCTCTTTCAGCTGGCCCTTCAActgccacctcctgcccaacaCACTGGATCCCAAGGAGTGCTCACTCCCCTGA
- the mfrp gene encoding membrane frizzled-related protein isoform X2, giving the protein MTSSTPEPIKPPTIGCGWGKLVVSAAAVLLVAALCLTLALILTQIKGQEVEEQLLSTSAEDLLSPGGGKFPTIPANRSQQDSTGVARPATTPATETRCGGVLTDSEGFFSSPNHPGSYPPNTLCVWVIRTSPPHLIQIHVSSLNVEGPSPCLFDWLEVQEHLEHSAMVTRFCGAVAPPTVNTNSSTVLVTFRSDGSIAGNGFTAQYRALAPQHKSCSREEFMCDSGRCLLPVSVCDGHPNCQDHKDEANCSHKHSECGGQKIGSFGFLASPNHPGPYPHQQFCVWHISVDEGHVIMLRFKNFSLESQDVCEFDYVEVHDSDNIGAGRVLGRFCGATRPPDLTSSGQHMTVLFAADEGVADSGFNATYQSMSLQDRTCAPRQFACSTGECLHSQWLCDGWNDCPDGADEQDCANSTYPPFSSPCESIEVEMCLGLSYNLTSFPNVWLSIIDQREAATLLRQYRVLMELACYEPLRRLVCGMFLPQCSPRGGVLQPCRSVCSSAEQQCSQALDLFSFSWPFNCHLLPNTLDPKECSLP; this is encoded by the exons ATGACCTCATCCACCCCTGAGCCAATCAAACCGCCAACGATTG GTTGTGGCTGGGGGAAGCTGGTGGTCTCTGCTGCTGCTGTGCTCCTGGTTGCAGCTCTCTGCCTGACGTTGGCCCTCATCCTCACAC AGATTAAAGGTCAAGAGGTTGAGGAGCAGTTGTTGTCTACCAGTGCTGAAGACCTTCTCAGCCCAGGTGGTGGAAAATTCCCTACAATTCCTGCAAACAGAAGCCAACAGGACAGTACGGGTGTAGCCCGCCCTGCGACCACCCCGGCGACTGAAACAC GCTGTGGCGGTGTTTTGACTGATTCCGAAGGTTTTTTCAGCTCACCAAACCACCCCGGCTCGTATCCCCCCAACaccttgtgtgtgtgggtgatCCGAACCAGCCCCCCTCACTTAATTCAGATCCACGTGTCTTCTTTGAATGTTGAGGGTCCGTCTCCATGTTTGTTTGACTGGCTGGAGGTGCAAGAGCATTTAGAGCACAGCGCCATGGTCACAAG GTTCTGCGGTGCTGTGGCTCCACCGACAGTCAACACAAACAGCAGCACCGTATTGGTGACCTTCCGCTCTGATGGCAGCATTGCAGGCAACGGCTTCACTGCTCAGTACAGGGCCTTGGCGCCTCAGCACA AAAGTTGCTCCAGGGAAGAGTTCATGTGCGATAGTGGTCGCTGTCTGCtgcccgtgtctgtgtgtgacgGTCATCCAAACTGCCAGGACCACAAAGATGAGGCCAACTGCAGCCATAAACACAGTG AATGCGGCGGGCAGAAAATCGGGTCATTCGGCTTCCTGGCAAGTCCAAACCACCCCGGGCCATACCCTCACCAGCAG TTTTGTGTATGGCACATATCTGTTGACGAGGGTCACGTCATTATGTTGCGCTTCAAAAACTTCAGCCTGGAGTCACAAGATGTGTGTGAGTTTGACTACGTGGAGGTACATGACAGCGACAATATTGGAGCTGGAAGAGTTCTGGGAAG GTTTTGTGGCGCCACCCGCCCACCAGACCTGACCTCGTCCGGCCAGCACATGACTGTGCTGTTTGCGGCTGACGAGGGAGTGGCTGACAGTGGCTTTAATGCGACATATCAGTCCATGTCCCTGCAGGATA GGACATGTGCACCAAGGCAGTTTGCCTGCAGCACCGGTGAGTGTCTTCATTCACAGTGGTTGTGTGACGGCTGGAACGACTGCCCCGACGGAGCAGATGAACAAGATTGTGCCAACTCCACTTACCCCCCCTTTA GTTCCCCGTGTGAGTCCATAGAGGTGGAGATGTGTCTGGGTCTCAGCTACAACCTCACCTCATTCCCCAATGTATGGCTCTCCATCATTGATCAGAGAGAAGCTGCCACACTTCTGCGTCAGTACAGG GTTCTGATGGAGCTGGCCTGCTACGAGCCCTTGCGGAGACTCGTTTGTGGAATGTTCTTGCCACAGTGCAGCCCTCGCGGGGGCGTTCTCCAACCATGCCGCTCTGTCTGCTCCTCGGCTGAGCAGCAATGCAGCCAAGCCTTGGACCTTTTCTCTTTCAGCTGGCCCTTCAActgccacctcctgcccaacaCACTGGATCCCAAGGAGTGCTCACTCCCCTGA
- the LOC133504335 gene encoding uncharacterized protein LOC133504335, whose protein sequence is MYKLVTQKLLSHFTSLVDFAPEVALIVSKMENLLENRKRKMKFGARELAVLVEEANKHIGELQERNLNISRRNAIWETICKKVNSVGKTRRTPDEVKKRWQDIRRRTKEKMSQNKTAANKTAGGPAEDVPLSAIEEQLQLTFCDENIIGIEEFDILEPKTERKESALEIPESSPHSSQPKSSIDTSAEPPNHAPYEDIDKELLQQQKNQSAALQNGLQSIVHEVRAVSSVMRASRRDTQAIVAQTRQLVSAVSDLTTAINVLTRVIEDGVRTVGIQRSFCSSDSSTELPGKKQEVECAGGAECELRLCEPQRNLRKRKNTLDESILTKKT, encoded by the exons ATGTACAAGTTAGTGACTCAAAAGCTGCTTTCGCACTTCACATCTTTGGTCGATTTTGCGCCTGAGGTAGCTCTGATAGTttccaaaatggaaaatttattaGAGAACCGCAAGCGCAAAATGAAGTTTGGGGCGAGAGAGTTGGCGGTGTTGGTGGAAGAGGCAAACAAACATATTGGTGAATTACAGGAAAGAAATCTGAATATATCCCGAAGAAATGCAATATGGGAGACCATCTGTAAGAAAGTCAATTCTGTTGGTAAAACTAGGAGAACCCCGGATGAGGTTAAGAAACGGTGGCAAGATATCCGGAGGAgaacaaaggaaaaaatgtcTCAGAATAAAACTGCTGCAAATAAAACAGCTGGGGGACCGGCGGAAGACGTACCGCTGTCTGCGATTGAGGAGCAGTTGCAGTTAACCTTCTGCGATGAGAACATCATTGGAATCGAGGAGTTTGACATCCTTGAACCAAAAACGGAACGCAAAG AGTCTGCATTAGAAATTCCAGAATCCTCACCGCACTCAAGTCAGCCAAAGTCATCAATTGACACCTCTGCAGAGCCCCCAAATCATGCACCTTATGAGGACATTGACAAGGAGTTGCTGCAGCAACAGAAAAATCAGTCTGCAGCACTTCAAAATGGCTTGCAGTCTATTGTACATGAGGTGAGAGCTGTGTCCTCTGTGATGCGTGCGTCCAGACGGGACACTCAGGCCATCGTCGCACAGACCAGGCAACTGGTCAGTGCCGTATCTGACCTGACAACGGCCATCAATGTCCTGACAAGAGTGATAGAAGATGGGGTACGGACAGTGGGGATTCAGAGGTCTTTCTGTTCCAGTGACTCCTCAACTGAGctgcccggaaaaaaacaagaagtgGAGTGTGCCGGAGGAGCTGAATGTGAATTACGCTTGTGTGAACCACAGCGTAACCTGCGAAAACGTAAAAATACTTTGGACGAAAGTATTTTAACCAAGAAAACATAG